Within the Catalinimonas niigatensis genome, the region CTTACTAACTTGAGAATAAGTTATTACTCCAGAATTGTATTGATCCACTTCAGTGCTCGCGAGTAAAACTTTTCTATGAAACATTAAAGCTGTTTATTATGACGCTGGAAAGACAATTTTTAAAAAATAAGAGTAACCTTATATACCGTGGAATAGGCGCTATAACATTTGGACTGGTATCCTTAAGTTATCCTGGTGATGAAATCAATTCACTGGCTATCCCATTTGGAGTACTTTTGATTTTGAGTGGTTTGATCATTATCATTAGAAACATAGGTTATCAAAGAAGCAAAAAAAGCAACATATTCTCACCTATAGGAAAAGGAGTGGCAGAACTATTCATTGGTAGCTTTGCTATGTTTTCTGTGGCAGTACAAATTAACCTTCTCTGGGAGTTGATTGCACTCTGGATTATTGTAACAGGTACTTTTCAAATTGTGACCTTTAGCAGGATCAAACAAATTGTGCAGGAGTGGAAAGTTATGGTAGTTTTAGGAAATCTTGCCGTAATCTTCGGAGCCAGCATGCTGGCTAATAGTTCATTGCATTGGATCTCTCCTACCTACGAGCTGGCAGTTTTTGCATTATTTTACGGAAGCTGCTTTATCTTTATTTACTTTAAGCTCAAAGAAAAACGTAAATATCTTAAAGATAAACCAGTCAAAATTTTTAAACAACATAAAGACAAAGCATTTTATGAGAAGGTGGTATAGTATCCAATCAGTAAATTTAACCCTGGGTTGATATTTATATATGTTGATTTGAAACTGCCCTAACTAGTTAGTTAAGATTAAACAAAATTATATCGGATAAATTTGTCCGATATAATTTTTTCTTTTACCTTTCTGCCAAAATAGAAAAGATATGTTTTCAAAAGCCTGTGAATATGGAATCCGGGCTACTATTTATGTAGCGGTACAGTCCCTTGAAGATAAAAGAACAAGCCTGAAGGGTATTGCTAATGAAATTGGATCGCCAGTAGCTTTTACTGCTAAAATAC harbors:
- a CDS encoding HdeD family acid-resistance protein — translated: MTLERQFLKNKSNLIYRGIGAITFGLVSLSYPGDEINSLAIPFGVLLILSGLIIIIRNIGYQRSKKSNIFSPIGKGVAELFIGSFAMFSVAVQINLLWELIALWIIVTGTFQIVTFSRIKQIVQEWKVMVVLGNLAVIFGASMLANSSLHWISPTYELAVFALFYGSCFIFIYFKLKEKRKYLKDKPVKIFKQHKDKAFYEKVV